One part of the Vicia villosa cultivar HV-30 ecotype Madison, WI linkage group LG6, Vvil1.0, whole genome shotgun sequence genome encodes these proteins:
- the LOC131611622 gene encoding cytokinin dehydrogenase 6-like, translating to MSFYVQHNILFLKGFITLFLSCIIATRFNFCLSNSNIPFSLQTLSLELQGHMSFDETTLNKASTDFGNRYQYHPAAVLHPNSVSDIATTIKHVFHMGPSSHLTVAARGHGHSLQGQSQTQGGVVIKMESLKESEMQVHVGNFPPYVDVSGGELWINILHETLRYGLAPRSWTDYLHLTVGGTLSNAGVSGQAFKHGPQISNVQQLQIVTGTGEVVNCSEEKNQELFHSVLGGLGQFGIITQARILLEEAPSMVKWIRVLYSDFEAFTRDQERLISDENAFDYIEGFVIINRTGLLNNWRSSFNPQDPIQASHFNSDGKTLFCLELAKYINFQSMDIVNQEVERHLSDLNYIQSTLFVTEVTYVEFLDRVHVSEMKLRSKGLWDVPHPWLNLFIPKSKIHSFAQAVFGNILTQTSNGPVLIYPANKSKWDNRSSVVIPDEDIFYLVAFLTSAVPSSNGSDGLEHILSQNKRILEYCERENLGVKQYLPHYNIEQEWRAHFGTQWETFRQRKLVYDPFAILAPGQRIFQKTITTSSL from the exons ATGAGTTTCTATGTACAACATAACATTCTATTCCTTAAAGGCTTCATCACCTTGTTCCTAAGTTGTATTATTGCCACAAGGTTTAACTTTTGTCTTTCCAATTCCAACATCCCTTTTTCATTACAAACACTTTCACTTGAACTTCAAGGACATATGAGTTTTGATGAAACTACTCTTAACAAAGCATCAACAGATTTTGGTAACAGGTACCAATATCATCCGGCTGCTGTTCTGCATCCGAATTCGGTTTCAGATATTGCAACCACAATAAAGCATGTTTTTCATATGGGGCCTAGCTCTCACCTCACTGTTGCAGCGAGAGGACATGGACATTCACTTCAAGGACAATCACAAACTCAGGGGGGAGTTGTGATCAAAATGGAATCACTCAAAGAAAGTGAAATGCAGGTACATGTTGGGAACTTTCCTCCATATGTGGATGTCTCAGGTGGTGAGTTGTGGATAAATATATTGCATGAGACTCTGAGATATGGGCTGGCACCAAGATCATGGACAGATTATTTGCATCTAACTGTTGGTGGAACTCTCTCCAATGCTGGTGTTAGTGGACAAGCGTTTAAGCATGGTCCTCAGATTAGTAATGTTCAGCAGCTTCAGATTGTTACAG GGACAGGGGAGGTGGTAAACTGTTCTGAGGAGAAAAACCAAGAACTCTTTCACAGTGTTCTTGGAGGACTTGGCCAATTCGGCATTATAACTCAAGCAAGAATTCTGCTTGAGGAAGCACCTTCTATG GTAAAATGGATTAGAGTGCTATATTCAGATTTCGAAGCATTCACTAGAGACCAAGAGAGATTAATATCTGATGAAAATGCATTTGATTACATTGAAGGATTTGTTATAATAAATAGAACCGGTCTGCTAAATAACTGGAGATCATCTTTCAACCCACAAGATCCAATTCAAGCCAGTCATTTCAACTCAGATGGAAAAACTCTCTTCTGCCTAGAATTAGCTAAATACATCAACTTTCAATCAATGGATATAGTAAATCAG GAAGTGGAGAGACATTTGTCGGATTTAAACTATATCCAATCAACCCTTTTTGTAACAGAAGTCACATATGTAGAATTCTTAGACAGAGTCCATGTATCTGAGATGAAATTGCGTTCAAAAGGGTTGTGGGATGTTCCACATCCATGGCTCAATCTTTTTATACCAAAAAGCAAAATACACAGTTTTGCACAAGCTGTCTTTGGGAATATCCTAACACAAACAAGCAATGGCCCTGTCCTTATCTACCCAGCAAACAAATCAAA GTGGGACAATAGAAGTTCAGTTGTTATTCCAGATGAAGATATTTTCTACTTGGTGGCATTTCTTACATCCGCAGTACCATCTTCAAATGGAAGTGATGGATTAGAACACATACTAAGTCAGAATAAAAGAATTTTAGAGTACTGTGAAAGAGAAAATCTTGGAGTAAAGCAATATTTGCCACACTATAATATAGAACAGGAGTGGAGGGCCCATTTTGGTACTCAATGGGAGACTTTTAGGCAAAGAAAATTAGTTTATGACCCTTTTGCAATACTTGCTCCTGGccaaagaatatttcaaaaaacaATAACTACATCGTCACTTTAG